The Cyclobacteriaceae bacterium genome includes a region encoding these proteins:
- a CDS encoding tetratricopeptide repeat protein, protein MKKITFFLIGIIAFAACTNKADELYKQAVTKLNAHDFQGAIAKFDSVILLDDKNMLAYINRGNAKFDVDDFEGSLADYNKAISMSSDKDLDPGIYCNRADVYWQLEKFDEAMKDYTKAIDMKPDYDSALVGRGKTFLAMGDFVNAKTDIEKAITINNGNASAHYALGDVVYNLKDYELSILEYTKAIELKSTEMIYFLDRGDAYYMVENFDKAVADYSKAIEMNPQLPATYVLRGDALDDSGKPSEAIEDYNKAIAIDSLYASAYYNRGVTLKKMGDKKSACADFIKADGLGDENAAGYLKDCK, encoded by the coding sequence ATGAAAAAAATCACATTCTTCCTTATCGGGATAATTGCATTTGCAGCTTGCACGAACAAGGCGGATGAGCTTTACAAACAAGCTGTTACAAAGCTCAACGCACATGATTTTCAGGGAGCCATTGCAAAGTTTGATTCCGTCATTCTTCTGGATGACAAGAATATGCTAGCCTACATCAATCGCGGTAATGCAAAGTTTGATGTAGATGATTTCGAAGGATCACTGGCAGATTATAACAAAGCAATTTCCATGAGTTCTGATAAAGATCTGGATCCGGGTATTTATTGCAACCGCGCTGATGTTTACTGGCAATTGGAAAAATTTGACGAGGCCATGAAAGACTATACAAAAGCGATTGACATGAAGCCTGACTATGACAGTGCGCTCGTTGGGCGTGGTAAGACCTTCCTGGCAATGGGTGACTTTGTGAATGCTAAAACAGATATAGAAAAAGCAATTACAATCAATAACGGGAATGCTTCAGCTCATTATGCCTTGGGAGATGTTGTTTATAATCTGAAGGACTATGAACTTTCGATCTTAGAATACACCAAAGCCATTGAGTTAAAGTCAACGGAAATGATCTACTTCCTGGATCGTGGAGATGCTTACTATATGGTTGAGAATTTTGATAAAGCAGTAGCTGATTATTCCAAAGCAATTGAAATGAATCCACAACTTCCTGCAACCTATGTGCTCAGAGGTGATGCACTGGATGATTCAGGTAAACCCAGTGAAGCCATTGAAGATTATAATAAAGCTATCGCGATCGATTCACTGTATGCCTCCGCCTATTACAATCGGGGGGTTACTTTAAAAAAGATGGGTGATAAGAAAAGTGCTTGTGCCGATTTCATAAAAGCCGATGGCCTTGGCGATGAAAATGCCGCGGGGTATTTGAAAGACTGTAAATAA
- the aspS gene encoding aspartate--tRNA ligase, with protein MLRTHTCGELRINDVNKTVTLTGWVQRLRDKGSLLWIDLRDRYGITQLFLEEGKTDPQLLLDARKLGREYVVKITGVVAERLSKNDKIPTGGIEIKVEKIEVLNESKTPPFTIEENTDGGDDLRMKYRYLDLRRTPVRESLQLRHKMAQQTRIYLDSLNFIEVETPVLIKSTPEGARDFVVPSRVHNGEFYALPQSPQTFKQLLMVSGFDRYYQIVKCFRDEDLRADRQPEFTQIDCEMAFITQEDILTTFEGLIRHLFKTVKAIDMPSVPHMSYADAMKFYGSDKPDTRFEIKFTELTSLVKGKDFPVFDQADLVVAIAATGCAGYTRKQIDELTEYVKRPQIGAKGLVWVRYEANGSLKSSADKFYSEEELKKWAEACHAQPGDLILVMAGEGDKTRKALGELRLLIGAQLGLRDKNKFSALWVIDFPLLEWNEETNRFHAMHHPFTSPKREDISLLETDPGKVRANAYDMVINGTEVGGGSIRIHDRPTQQMMFTHLGFSEEEAKKQFGFLMEAFEFGAPPHGGIAFGFDRLCSLFGGADSIRDFIAFPKNNAGRDTMIDTPSTISAEQLKELGIRIAE; from the coding sequence ATGCTTAGGACACATACTTGCGGCGAACTGCGAATCAACGACGTCAACAAGACCGTAACCCTGACGGGCTGGGTACAGCGCCTTCGGGACAAGGGCAGCCTTCTCTGGATTGATCTAAGAGACAGATATGGTATCACCCAGCTCTTTCTGGAGGAAGGAAAAACTGATCCTCAATTGCTGCTGGATGCCCGTAAGCTAGGTCGTGAATATGTGGTGAAAATCACTGGAGTGGTGGCTGAGCGCCTTTCAAAAAATGACAAAATTCCAACCGGTGGAATCGAAATAAAGGTGGAAAAAATCGAAGTTTTGAATGAGTCAAAAACACCTCCGTTTACAATAGAAGAAAATACAGACGGAGGCGATGATCTTCGTATGAAATATCGATATCTGGATTTACGCAGAACGCCGGTTCGCGAAAGCCTGCAGCTTCGTCATAAAATGGCGCAACAAACTCGTATCTATCTTGACAGTTTGAATTTCATTGAAGTAGAAACGCCTGTCTTAATCAAGTCAACTCCGGAAGGAGCTCGTGATTTTGTTGTGCCTTCACGTGTACATAATGGTGAGTTCTATGCATTGCCGCAATCCCCTCAAACTTTTAAACAACTGTTGATGGTTTCCGGATTCGACCGCTACTATCAAATCGTAAAATGCTTTCGCGATGAAGATCTTCGTGCTGATCGCCAGCCTGAGTTTACTCAGATCGACTGTGAGATGGCATTCATCACACAGGAAGATATCCTCACTACGTTTGAAGGACTGATCCGTCATCTTTTCAAAACGGTGAAAGCAATTGACATGCCTTCCGTTCCGCACATGTCATACGCTGATGCTATGAAGTTTTACGGATCCGATAAACCGGATACGCGTTTTGAAATCAAGTTCACTGAATTGACTTCATTGGTGAAAGGAAAAGATTTTCCTGTATTTGATCAGGCTGATCTCGTAGTGGCTATTGCTGCTACCGGATGTGCTGGATATACCCGTAAGCAAATTGACGAGCTGACAGAATATGTAAAACGTCCTCAGATCGGAGCGAAAGGTTTAGTGTGGGTACGTTACGAAGCCAACGGCAGTTTAAAATCATCTGCTGACAAATTCTACTCTGAAGAAGAATTAAAGAAGTGGGCCGAAGCTTGCCATGCGCAACCAGGAGATTTGATACTGGTAATGGCTGGTGAAGGAGATAAGACAAGAAAGGCTCTTGGCGAATTACGTTTGCTCATTGGAGCTCAATTGGGGTTACGTGATAAAAATAAATTCTCGGCACTTTGGGTTATTGATTTTCCATTGCTTGAATGGAATGAGGAGACCAATCGTTTCCATGCGATGCATCATCCCTTTACATCACCGAAACGCGAAGATATTTCCCTTCTGGAAACAGATCCTGGTAAAGTCAGGGCCAATGCCTATGATATGGTGATCAATGGAACAGAAGTTGGAGGAGGGTCGATTCGTATTCATGATCGTCCTACTCAGCAAATGATGTTCACACATCTTGGATTCTCTGAAGAAGAAGCAAAGAAACAGTTCGGGTTCCTGATGGAGGCGTTTGAATTTGGAGCACCTCCACACGGGGGAATTGCCTTTGGGTTTGACCGCTTGTGCTCCTTGTTTGGTGGCGCGGACTCCATTCGTGATTTTATTGCATTCCCTAAGAATAATGCAGGGCGAGACACGATGATCGATACACCATCAACAATTTCAGCAGAGCAGTTGAAGGAATTGGGTATCAGGATCGCAGAGTAA
- a CDS encoding nucleoside deaminase — MELYTDEHFMREAMKEAVKAFEAGEIPVGAVVVSQNKIIARSYNQTEQLTDVTAHAEMLAITAASNYLGAKYLTECTLYVTLEPCVMCAGALRWSQIQKLVYGAEDLQRGFSLLKSPVLHPGTEVSKGIKGAESKELLDRFFKRIREK; from the coding sequence ATGGAACTCTACACAGACGAACACTTTATGCGTGAGGCAATGAAGGAGGCAGTGAAGGCGTTTGAGGCAGGGGAAATTCCGGTTGGGGCAGTAGTAGTAAGTCAGAATAAAATTATTGCAAGGTCATACAATCAAACGGAGCAGTTGACCGATGTTACAGCTCATGCTGAAATGCTGGCTATCACAGCGGCATCAAACTACCTCGGGGCGAAGTATCTCACAGAGTGTACTTTGTATGTAACGTTGGAACCTTGTGTGATGTGTGCAGGAGCCTTGCGTTGGTCGCAGATTCAGAAACTGGTGTATGGGGCAGAAGATTTGCAAAGGGGTTTCAGTTTGCTGAAATCACCGGTTTTGCATCCCGGAACGGAAGTTTCGAAAGGGATAAAGGGTGCAGAAAGTAAAGAGTTGTTAGACAGGTTTTTTAAAAGGATCAGAGAAAAATAG